Proteins encoded within one genomic window of Fibrobacter sp. UWB16:
- a CDS encoding tetratricopeptide repeat protein has protein sequence MMAVTLDSLRKAVKKNKGRSQALAWLADMERASGDYEAALKTVDAALAASPSDIPAMLVRAKILAGQQDFAGSISEYKKVLAKDPFCLSAHKRMGESYDKLGKEAERNACFRRVHDMDPLDPFWKDEYDVLPEEEQTLVPPPMDESSFTMDVSDDSENAENGEDNIFANLAASLPNTDEEDNASMDALRNSLNFASDEIAKNPDGTEIPDFDGHVLNSSEVSSAISGILGGDDDLDLGESAEKNEPAAEESATSSLFSHFSDESEKAETAEEPKLDDIPEELIDEPLPEATEEKSEDAEFSLDSLDEPLDADEKATNVDDAFSSLLGDDELPEEKANEPVESASAEPEKTEELTEPAAESAIPATHMDFSDEENVGAADLLSLDETPKSEKSETNIDDAFSSLLGDDELPEEKANEPVESASSEPEKTEESTEAPAEEESFGSLFEKSADADFSLSEDNSADASIDSATDAEKTAEKPAEVESEEVASSATEAPAEEESFGSLFEKSADADFSLSDEPAENPTEENAEVSDAAETALEKAPEFTPTESAENVAPVEGLVPTSHMDFSDDEDASKSDDDFIFDLDEHSPEAEKSVEEPAAEEKATTEEESAAEEVDGAFDALFGDDDDVPAEETSAEEAPAEEPVAEQPKEENLAEEMGGAFASMFGDKDDSAPAESAPAEKSAEETPVEESLSQEATSAELEESAVKEDVEKSVDESFDSIFGSDADDLPEEKSEVAEAPADASTSSVTENIEETTAPAEESTSVFSAPIDSLEEPSDETLEEPAAEQLEKPVAETAEPVAEEAPAEQAVEETAPSAELDSIDSEVSNAFKGLFDEDDSLPESDEPNNNGVDYLMSGDSDDEVAASLVENADAPLSRGAVDLDDSLNTRTLADIYMEQGVYSKALEIYSDLAKKNPDNAEIKSRLEEVQKLCREKFGEG, from the coding sequence ATGATGGCTGTAACGTTGGATTCTCTCAGAAAGGCTGTAAAAAAGAATAAGGGGCGTTCTCAGGCTTTGGCCTGGCTTGCTGACATGGAGCGTGCTTCGGGTGATTACGAAGCGGCTCTCAAGACTGTGGATGCCGCTCTTGCTGCATCTCCGTCCGATATTCCGGCAATGTTGGTCCGTGCCAAAATTTTAGCGGGCCAGCAGGATTTTGCGGGTAGCATCTCTGAATACAAGAAGGTGCTTGCCAAAGATCCGTTCTGCCTTTCTGCTCATAAGAGAATGGGGGAATCCTACGATAAGCTTGGCAAGGAAGCCGAGCGTAATGCCTGTTTCCGTCGTGTCCACGATATGGACCCGCTGGATCCGTTCTGGAAGGATGAATACGATGTCCTGCCAGAAGAGGAACAGACGCTTGTTCCGCCGCCGATGGACGAAAGCTCGTTCACGATGGATGTCTCGGATGATTCTGAAAATGCGGAAAATGGCGAAGACAATATCTTTGCAAATCTTGCGGCGTCACTCCCGAATACAGACGAAGAAGACAACGCTTCAATGGATGCTTTACGCAATTCCTTGAATTTTGCATCGGATGAAATTGCCAAGAATCCGGATGGAACAGAAATTCCGGACTTCGATGGCCATGTGCTGAATTCTTCTGAAGTGTCTTCTGCCATTTCTGGAATTTTGGGTGGCGATGACGATCTTGACTTGGGTGAATCTGCAGAAAAGAATGAACCTGCTGCAGAGGAATCCGCTACATCTTCGCTCTTCTCGCATTTCTCTGATGAAAGCGAAAAGGCTGAAACGGCTGAAGAACCGAAGCTCGATGATATTCCGGAAGAACTTATTGACGAACCGCTTCCAGAAGCTACAGAAGAAAAGTCCGAAGACGCCGAATTTAGTCTTGACAGTTTGGACGAACCGCTGGATGCGGATGAAAAGGCGACGAATGTCGATGATGCCTTCTCTTCGCTTTTGGGCGATGATGAACTTCCAGAAGAAAAAGCAAATGAACCGGTTGAATCGGCTAGTGCAGAACCTGAAAAAACGGAAGAACTGACGGAACCGGCTGCTGAAAGCGCAATCCCTGCTACGCATATGGATTTTTCTGATGAAGAAAACGTTGGCGCTGCGGATTTGCTTAGCTTAGACGAAACTCCGAAGTCCGAAAAATCGGAAACGAATATTGATGATGCTTTCTCTTCGCTTTTGGGTGACGATGAACTCCCGGAAGAAAAAGCAAATGAACCGGTAGAATCCGCTAGTTCTGAGCCTGAAAAAACGGAAGAATCTACTGAAGCTCCTGCTGAAGAAGAATCCTTTGGTAGCTTGTTCGAAAAGTCCGCAGATGCAGACTTTAGCTTGAGTGAAGACAATTCTGCTGATGCATCGATTGATTCAGCGACTGATGCAGAGAAAACTGCAGAAAAGCCCGCTGAAGTTGAATCCGAAGAAGTTGCATCTTCTGCTACAGAAGCTCCTGCTGAAGAAGAATCTTTTGGTAGCTTGTTCGAAAAATCCGCTGATGCAGACTTTAGCTTGAGTGACGAACCTGCTGAAAATCCGACTGAAGAAAATGCTGAAGTTTCGGATGCTGCGGAAACAGCTCTTGAAAAGGCTCCGGAATTTACTCCGACAGAATCCGCTGAAAATGTGGCTCCGGTTGAAGGCCTTGTTCCGACATCCCATATGGATTTCTCGGACGATGAAGATGCCTCGAAGTCTGATGATGATTTCATTTTCGATTTAGATGAGCACTCTCCGGAGGCCGAAAAGTCTGTTGAAGAACCTGCTGCCGAAGAAAAAGCTACTACTGAAGAAGAATCTGCAGCTGAAGAAGTGGATGGCGCTTTTGACGCTCTCTTTGGCGATGATGACGACGTTCCTGCAGAAGAAACTTCTGCTGAAGAAGCTCCTGCTGAAGAACCTGTCGCGGAACAGCCGAAAGAAGAAAATTTGGCTGAAGAAATGGGTGGTGCTTTTGCCTCCATGTTCGGTGACAAGGATGATTCTGCACCTGCAGAATCTGCTCCTGCCGAAAAATCGGCCGAAGAAACTCCTGTCGAAGAATCTTTGAGTCAGGAAGCGACGAGCGCAGAACTTGAAGAAAGTGCTGTCAAGGAAGACGTAGAAAAGAGCGTCGATGAATCCTTTGATAGTATTTTCGGTTCTGATGCAGATGACCTTCCGGAAGAAAAATCCGAAGTTGCTGAAGCTCCTGCTGACGCTTCGACTAGCTCAGTGACCGAAAATATTGAAGAAACCACAGCTCCGGCCGAAGAATCAACAAGCGTGTTCTCTGCTCCGATTGATTCTCTTGAAGAACCGTCTGACGAGACTCTCGAAGAGCCTGCCGCAGAACAGCTTGAAAAACCTGTTGCTGAAACGGCTGAACCAGTCGCAGAAGAAGCTCCTGCTGAACAGGCTGTAGAAGAGACTGCTCCGTCTGCAGAACTCGATTCTATTGACTCCGAAGTTTCTAACGCATTCAAGGGCCTCTTTGATGAAGATGATTCCCTGCCGGAATCCGATGAACCGAACAATAACGGTGTAGACTACCTGATGTCCGGTGATTCTGATGACGAAGTGGCTGCAAGCCTCGTAGAAAATGCGGATGCTCCGCTTTCACGTGGCGCTGTCGATTTAGACGACAGTCTCAACACGCGTACGCTTGCGGATATTTATATGGAACAGGGCGTCTATTCCAAGGCTCTCGAAATATATTCGGACTTGGCAAAGAAGAATCCGGATAATGCTGAAATAAAATCTCGTCTGGAAGAAGTCCAAAAACTCTGCCGCGAAAAGTTTGGAGAAGGCTAA
- a CDS encoding U32 family peptidase C-terminal domain-containing protein — MKKPELLAPAGDLVRMKYAFAYGADAVYAGQPAFSLRARENGFKNLDDLAEGITYAHEHGKKFYLTSNVIPRNVKVESFQKALNAALELKPDALIVADPGFVGWLLKEHPETEVHLSVQANTTNYLAASFWKNLGVRRIILSRELRLSEILEIKKQVPDLELEVFVHGAVCMAMSGRCMLSNWVTHRDANQGACDNSCRMPYRLYANSGPQVEDYREHEGSFALQRTDRPELDPIALDEDTWGTYFMSSRDLCALDVIPELVAGGLDSFKIEGRTRSVYYLSQVVRAYRMAIDAVADGKPVPEESRRAITFVDGRGFMPGFLRGPLPQNYEATHVDAAGGCVAAQIKDYDNATGACLVNVKNPFSMDDSLELMTPDGMQKCEVEEMLDFRGAAADRLNPGTEGRVFLGKNTLNSEKIAKFGFLVKRANS; from the coding sequence ATGAAAAAGCCTGAACTTTTAGCACCTGCGGGTGACCTTGTACGAATGAAGTATGCATTTGCCTATGGTGCAGATGCTGTTTATGCCGGACAGCCGGCGTTCTCGTTGCGCGCTCGCGAAAACGGTTTCAAGAATCTCGATGACCTTGCCGAAGGCATTACGTACGCCCACGAACATGGCAAGAAGTTTTACCTGACGAGTAACGTGATTCCGCGTAACGTGAAGGTGGAATCGTTCCAGAAGGCTTTGAATGCCGCATTGGAACTCAAACCGGATGCCTTGATTGTCGCAGATCCGGGCTTTGTGGGCTGGCTTTTGAAAGAACATCCCGAAACTGAAGTTCACTTGTCTGTGCAAGCGAATACGACAAACTATCTTGCGGCCTCGTTCTGGAAGAACTTGGGCGTTCGCCGTATCATCTTGAGTCGTGAACTTCGCCTGTCTGAAATTTTAGAGATAAAGAAACAAGTTCCGGACCTTGAACTTGAAGTATTCGTCCATGGCGCTGTTTGCATGGCTATGTCTGGCCGCTGTATGCTTTCGAACTGGGTGACGCACCGTGATGCAAACCAGGGCGCTTGTGATAACAGCTGCCGCATGCCGTATCGCTTGTATGCGAACTCCGGTCCACAGGTCGAGGACTATCGCGAACATGAAGGCTCTTTTGCGCTTCAGCGAACTGACCGTCCGGAACTTGATCCGATTGCCCTCGACGAAGATACGTGGGGCACCTACTTTATGAGTAGTCGTGACCTCTGCGCCTTGGATGTGATTCCAGAACTCGTGGCGGGCGGGCTTGATTCCTTCAAAATCGAAGGTCGTACGCGTTCTGTGTATTACTTGAGCCAGGTCGTGCGTGCATACCGTATGGCCATTGACGCCGTTGCAGATGGAAAGCCCGTGCCCGAAGAAAGCCGTCGTGCGATTACCTTTGTCGATGGGCGAGGCTTTATGCCGGGATTCTTGCGCGGACCGTTGCCGCAGAATTACGAGGCGACTCACGTGGATGCCGCTGGTGGCTGCGTGGCGGCCCAGATCAAGGACTATGACAATGCTACGGGCGCATGCCTTGTGAATGTGAAAAATCCGTTCTCTATGGATGATTCCTTAGAGCTGATGACTCCCGATGGCATGCAGAAGTGCGAAGTCGAGGAAATGCTGGATTTCCGCGGTGCAGCTGCGGATCGGTTGAATCCGGGAACTGAAGGACGCGTTTTTTTGGGAAAAAATACCTTGAATAGCGAAAAAATCGCCAAATTTGGCTTTCTTGTGAAACGTGCAAATTCATAA
- a CDS encoding type IV pilus twitching motility protein PilT gives MAELRIEQLLREMVNRKASDLHLRVGVPPVYRINGALQRLFDVRIDSAMMDSFLDDIMNRDQKQRFEANKECDFAVGARDMGRFRVNVFRQRGTIAVVIRHIKAVIPPFEELHLPEVIRDLALTKRGLVLVTGTTGSGKSTTLASMIDYINHKESVNVITVEDPIEYLYKDNVAIISQREIGVDTLSYANALRAALRQDPDVLLVGEIRDLETMQIALTAADTGHMVFATIHTTNAVETIHRVLSMYPPHQHDEVRLLLAEVLAGIISLRLLPTKDGKGRVPAAEILVNTGAIKEYIQDKNKIDMVEQAVAEGHIQYHSQTFDQALLELYQNEQISLETAMNAATNRDDFDLKIRGISGTSDRGWM, from the coding sequence ATGGCTGAACTTCGCATTGAACAGCTCTTGCGTGAAATGGTAAACCGCAAGGCGTCTGACTTGCATTTGCGAGTTGGCGTTCCGCCTGTTTACCGTATCAATGGTGCTTTACAAAGGCTTTTTGATGTGCGCATCGATAGCGCCATGATGGATTCCTTCTTGGATGATATCATGAACCGTGACCAGAAGCAGCGTTTTGAAGCGAACAAGGAATGCGACTTTGCTGTGGGTGCCCGCGATATGGGACGTTTCCGTGTGAACGTGTTCCGCCAGCGCGGTACAATCGCAGTCGTGATCCGTCATATCAAGGCTGTGATTCCGCCGTTTGAAGAATTGCATTTGCCCGAAGTCATTCGCGATTTGGCCTTGACCAAGCGCGGTCTTGTGCTTGTTACGGGTACGACGGGTTCTGGTAAGTCGACGACGCTTGCCTCGATGATTGACTACATCAACCACAAGGAATCCGTAAACGTCATTACCGTCGAAGACCCGATTGAATACCTTTATAAAGATAACGTAGCGATTATCTCGCAGCGTGAAATCGGCGTGGATACGCTTTCGTATGCGAATGCACTCCGTGCGGCGCTCCGTCAGGACCCGGATGTGCTCCTCGTGGGCGAAATCCGTGACCTTGAAACGATGCAGATTGCTTTGACGGCTGCTGATACGGGTCACATGGTCTTTGCAACTATCCATACGACAAATGCTGTGGAAACGATTCACCGTGTGCTTTCGATGTATCCGCCGCACCAGCATGATGAAGTGCGTTTGTTGCTTGCAGAAGTCTTGGCGGGCATCATTTCGCTCCGTCTTTTGCCGACGAAGGATGGCAAGGGGCGAGTCCCGGCTGCCGAAATTCTCGTGAATACGGGCGCTATCAAGGAATACATCCAGGATAAGAACAAGATTGACATGGTAGAACAGGCTGTTGCTGAAGGCCATATCCAATACCATAGCCAGACGTTTGACCAGGCGCTCTTGGAACTTTACCAGAACGAGCAGATTTCGCTTGAAACGGCTATGAACGCTGCCACGAACCGCGATGACTTTGATCTTAAGATTCGTGGTATTTCTGGTACATCTGACCGCGGCTGGATGTAG
- a CDS encoding carbohydrate-binding domain-containing protein — MNKKFLTMGCISSLSLAMYAGCSDSTSAVNPYSANDTATEIDGDSSSSALDDIEIITSSESHYSNSATSSATNSGNSTTSSNSTNTPTSSANNGTSSASNGTSSAVTASSSSIVPAINSSSSTTQTVQSSSSAPAAQSSSSAQVTQSSSSTQPEQVSGNTGERPVITYAASGATATNAGNCVSVTGGTVTIKCGGEYDFSGSYSGSDAQILVNTAKTDSSVYLNMKGLTLTNTADAPIYIQKASKAFVVAKNGTTNTFTDGSSRTKNYTYTNDSGEAKTDTTGACIYAKDDLTIKGEGTLIVKANYNNGIHTSNDLKVKNGLITVNAKNNGLKGKGSVEISGGTINITTTEGDGIKSDTEDATDLANGKGSIEITGGTITVTSAFDGITAANAVVVANGESTAPSIKVTAGGGQNCLSLTSSGNGGGFGGGGFPGGMGGSSCSPSESMKGIKGDSSITISGGVIDINSRDDGLHSSGTITLSGGTMTIATDDDGVHAEKALYVKDNANVSVTIAYEGMESPDMNFEGGITSVITTDDGWNAAGGTSTTTGGNTGRGGFGGGGFGGMGGSTGSLKVTGGYHYIYVGTGDTDGIDSNGGISITGGVIIVECRMNGGMGGMVDSDGTTSITGGKLLGFGTNNSEEGTQYSVNFDTNSYYGTSDIAFKPSFSGSKMVSSVGKPGVVSSVSGMTKTCFGNSTDRCVYTK; from the coding sequence ATGAATAAAAAATTTCTGACCATGGGCTGTATTTCGAGCCTTTCATTAGCAATGTATGCCGGATGCTCAGACTCGACTTCGGCTGTTAATCCATACAGCGCAAACGACACTGCTACAGAAATCGATGGAGACAGTTCTTCTTCTGCTCTAGATGATATCGAAATCATCACCTCTAGCGAAAGTCACTATTCCAATAGCGCAACTAGCAGCGCTACAAATTCCGGCAATTCTACAACATCTAGCAATTCCACAAATACGCCAACAAGTAGCGCGAACAACGGCACAAGTAGTGCAAGCAATGGCACGAGCAGCGCCGTAACCGCATCGTCAAGCAGCATTGTTCCGGCCATCAATTCGAGCAGTTCTACAACCCAGACCGTACAAAGCTCTTCAAGTGCTCCCGCAGCGCAAAGTTCTTCGAGCGCACAGGTCACACAAAGCTCTTCCAGCACACAACCAGAACAAGTTAGCGGCAACACCGGGGAACGCCCTGTAATCACTTACGCCGCAAGTGGCGCCACAGCTACAAACGCAGGCAACTGCGTCTCCGTTACAGGCGGTACAGTGACTATCAAATGCGGTGGCGAATACGACTTTAGCGGTTCTTACAGCGGTAGCGATGCCCAGATTCTCGTGAACACCGCCAAAACGGACTCCTCCGTTTACCTGAACATGAAGGGGCTCACACTGACGAACACTGCTGACGCCCCAATTTACATCCAAAAGGCAAGCAAGGCTTTTGTTGTCGCCAAGAACGGCACAACCAACACATTCACGGACGGTTCTTCAAGAACAAAGAACTACACTTATACCAATGACTCCGGCGAAGCCAAGACCGATACGACAGGCGCTTGCATTTACGCCAAAGATGACCTGACCATCAAAGGCGAAGGTACGCTTATCGTCAAGGCAAATTACAACAACGGTATCCATACCAGCAACGACTTGAAAGTGAAAAACGGCCTCATCACCGTGAACGCCAAGAATAACGGCCTCAAGGGTAAAGGCTCCGTTGAAATCAGCGGCGGTACAATCAATATCACCACGACCGAAGGCGACGGCATCAAGAGCGATACCGAAGACGCAACTGATTTGGCAAACGGCAAGGGTTCCATTGAAATCACGGGTGGCACAATCACCGTCACATCCGCATTTGACGGCATCACGGCAGCTAACGCCGTTGTCGTTGCCAATGGCGAATCAACAGCCCCAAGCATCAAGGTTACAGCTGGCGGCGGCCAAAACTGCCTCAGCCTCACCTCCTCTGGTAATGGAGGCGGATTCGGCGGTGGCGGATTCCCGGGCGGCATGGGCGGAAGCTCCTGCTCCCCGAGCGAAAGCATGAAGGGCATCAAGGGCGATTCAAGCATAACCATCAGCGGTGGCGTTATCGACATCAACAGCCGTGATGATGGTCTCCACAGCAGTGGCACGATTACTCTCAGCGGCGGCACAATGACCATCGCTACAGACGACGACGGTGTTCACGCCGAAAAAGCACTCTACGTCAAGGACAACGCCAACGTGAGCGTGACCATCGCCTACGAAGGTATGGAATCTCCGGACATGAACTTTGAAGGCGGCATCACAAGCGTCATCACTACAGACGATGGCTGGAACGCAGCTGGCGGCACAAGCACCACAACCGGTGGCAATACGGGTCGCGGCGGATTTGGCGGCGGTGGATTCGGCGGCATGGGCGGTAGCACAGGTTCGCTCAAGGTCACAGGCGGTTACCACTACATCTACGTCGGCACAGGCGACACAGACGGTATCGACAGCAATGGCGGCATCAGCATTACCGGCGGCGTCATCATCGTGGAATGCCGCATGAACGGCGGTATGGGCGGCATGGTCGATTCGGACGGAACGACATCGATTACAGGCGGCAAGTTGCTCGGATTCGGCACAAACAATTCCGAAGAAGGTACACAATACAGCGTTAATTTCGACACCAATAGCTATTATGGCACATCGGATATCGCGTTCAAGCCAAGCTTCTCTGGAAGCAAGATGGTATCTAGCGTAGGTAAGCCGGGCGTCGTAAGCAGCGTGAGCGGTATGACCAAGACCTGCTTCGGAAACAGCACCGATCGCTGCGTTTATACGAAGTAG
- a CDS encoding peptidoglycan DD-metalloendopeptidase family protein, translated as MKIKTILIAGVLPLALFAKDDDMAGKIVPRLVDSKNTELNQTIDGINDFAPEAEAPTVGKFYINESNFTQKKSKSRKAKAAPKVEKVEKVAKQDLINDSAAADLGTEEGINSDSLDTEEAVREYAEADADIKATTDSASTGAPAKLFVLDMTTSIIPTESRRIAGHYGPRKHRMHRGVDLGLCHGEDRTIVAAFAGKVVKVRNQGRRKGYGRYVILDHGNGLTTLYAHLERWKVKVGDELQAGDTIGVGGNSGRSFGAHLHFEMRYNGVYINPETVYDFAEGTFRDISVTLDTDKLQEVEAAYQREIGKSKFYKVRRGDCLGKIAHKYGTSVEHIKRLNNLKSEKIRPGQVLRCS; from the coding sequence ATGAAGATTAAGACTATACTCATTGCAGGAGTCCTGCCTCTCGCCCTTTTTGCAAAAGACGACGACATGGCCGGAAAAATTGTTCCTCGCTTGGTTGACTCCAAAAACACGGAATTGAACCAGACTATTGACGGCATAAATGACTTCGCCCCTGAAGCAGAAGCACCTACCGTCGGAAAATTCTACATCAACGAAAGCAATTTTACTCAGAAAAAGTCCAAGTCTCGCAAGGCTAAGGCAGCGCCCAAGGTCGAAAAAGTCGAAAAAGTCGCCAAGCAAGACTTGATTAACGATTCTGCAGCAGCGGATCTCGGAACAGAAGAAGGCATCAATAGCGATAGCCTCGACACCGAAGAAGCCGTCCGCGAATACGCAGAAGCCGATGCCGACATCAAGGCTACAACGGACTCTGCCTCTACAGGCGCACCTGCTAAGCTATTTGTCCTCGACATGACGACGTCCATCATCCCGACGGAAAGCCGCCGTATTGCAGGTCATTACGGTCCGCGCAAGCACCGCATGCATCGCGGTGTAGACCTCGGTCTCTGCCACGGTGAAGACCGCACAATCGTTGCCGCTTTTGCAGGCAAGGTCGTCAAAGTCCGCAACCAGGGCCGCCGCAAGGGTTATGGCCGCTACGTGATCTTGGACCACGGCAACGGTCTTACAACGCTTTACGCCCATCTTGAACGCTGGAAGGTCAAGGTCGGCGATGAACTCCAGGCCGGCGATACGATTGGCGTTGGAGGCAACTCAGGTCGCTCGTTCGGCGCCCACTTGCACTTCGAAATGCGCTACAACGGCGTGTACATCAATCCTGAAACAGTCTACGACTTTGCCGAAGGCACTTTCAGAGATATTTCCGTCACGCTTGATACAGATAAACTTCAAGAAGTCGAAGCCGCCTACCAAAGGGAAATCGGCAAGAGCAAGTTTTACAAGGTCCGCCGCGGCGATTGCCTTGGCAAGATTGCCCACAAGTATGGCACATCTGTCGAACACATCAAGCGCCTGAACAACCTCAAGTCCGAAAAAATCCGCCCAGGCCAAGTGCTCCGCTGCTCGTAA